In Sander vitreus isolate 19-12246 chromosome 12, sanVit1, whole genome shotgun sequence, the following proteins share a genomic window:
- the npc1 gene encoding NPC intracellular cholesterol transporter 1, whose protein sequence is MGVLPGRSLLCILFLIIILSEGHVRWVEAQHCVWYGECGESVKVPGKKYNCNYTGPPRPLDAKGYDLLTELCPGYDYGNRSLCCDVNQLQTLKGSLQLPLQFLSRCPACFFNLMNLFCELTCSPHQSQFMNATKIDKPNVVEVQYYIGQTFANAMYNACKDVQAPSSNVKALSLLCGKDAKDCNATNWIQYMFDINNGQTPFPIIPIFTDVPVSGYTPMNNKTYACTEGLEDGSGPCSCQDCTNACGPKPVPPPLPPPWPILGIDAMTLIMWISYMAFLLIFIGAVLGAWCYRKRTIMSEYGPILDSNNPLSLNGDNPDQVNASCCETLGERFENALRTLFSSWGSFCVRYPSVVILGSLILVVSASGGLVYMRITTDPVELWSSPTSQARQEKDYFDSHFGPFFRTAQLIITTPLTGNFTYSPYFGGSDVPFGAILDKDILHQVLDLQLDIEGIVATYEGQNVTLNDICLAPLAPYNNNCTILSVLNYFQNSHAVLDHIIGDDFFVYADFHDHFLYCVSAPASLNDTTLLHDPCLGTFGGPVFPWLALGGYDETNYNNATALVITFPLNNYLNDSVRLGKALAWEKEFIKFMKNFKNPNLTIAFNAERSIEDEINRESNSDISTIVVSYAIMFIYISLALGHIHSCRRLMVDSKISLGIAGILIVLSSVSSSLGIFSYFNIPLTLIVIEVIPFLVLAVGVDNIFIIVQTYQRDERMPQEELHQQIGRILGDVAPSMFLSSFSETVAFFLGALSNMPAVRTFSLFAGLAVFIDFLLQISCFVSLLGMDARRQEGNRLDIFCCAKLPEAQETKTDSFLFRFFKKVFAPFILKEWVRPIIVAVFVGILSFSIAVVNKVEIGLDQKLSMPDDSYVLDYFKNLSMYLHTGAPVYFVVEDGLNYSSPEGQNVVCGGVGCNNDSLVQQVYSASLISNYTTIAFTPSSWLDDYFDWVKPQSSCCRYYNTSGAFCNASVVNSSCVHCRPMTPSGKQRPEGEDFMHFLPMFLSDNPNIKCGKGGHAAYATAVDLYPNNTGVGATYFMTYHTILKESPDFIDALKMARILADNISQSMDHKVFAYSVFYVFYEQYLTIAYDTALNLSVSLASIFVVTTVLLGFELWSAVIVSITIGMILVNMFGVMWLWNISLNAVSLVNLVMCCGISVEFCSHIVRAFSISVKKNRVERAEEALAHMGSSVFSGITLTKFGGILILALSKSQIFQVFYFRMYLAIVLLGATHGLIFLPVLLSYIGPSVNKAKVFAANKRYAGTERERLLNY, encoded by the exons ATGGGAGTCCTACCAGGGAGAAGCCTTTTatgtatactttttttaattataatccTCTCAGAGGGACATGTTCGATGG GTTGAGGCCCAGCACTGTGTGTGGTATGGTGAGTGTGGGGAATCCGTAAAGGTGCCTGGAAAAAAGTACAACTGCAACTACACGGGTCCTCCCCGCCCCCTAGATGCTAAGGGCTATGACCTTCTCACG gAGCTTTGTCCTGGATATGACTATGGAAACCGAAGCCTCTGCTGTGATGTTAACCAGTTGCAAACTCTCAAAGGGAGTCTCCAGCTGCCCCTTCAGTTCCTGTCTCG GTGTCCCGCCTGTTTCTTCAACTTGATGAACCTCTTTTGTGAGCTTACATGCAGCCCTCACCAGAGTCAGTTCATGAATGCCACGAAGATCGACAAGCCCAATGTAGTGGAAGTCCAGTACTATATTGGACAGACATTTGCTAATG CCATGTACAATGCCTGTAAGGACGTCCAGGCACCATCCAGCAACGTGAAGGCCTTATCACTGCTGTGTGGGAAGGATGCAAAGGACTGCAATGCTACCAACTGGATCCAGTATATGTTTGATATTAACAATGGACAGACTCCCTTTCCTATCATCCCAATATTCACAG ATGTCCCAGTGTCTGGTTACACTCCCATGAACAACAAAACATATGCCTGTACAGAGGGCCTGGAGGACGGTTCAGGTCCCTGCTCCTGTCAGGACTGCACAAACGCCTGTGGCCCCAAACCTgtacccccccctctcccccctccctggCCAATCCTTGGTATCGATGCCATGACTCTCATCATGTGGATCTCTTACATGGCCTTCCTGCTTATCTTTATTGGAGCTGTACTGGGAGCTTGGTGTTACAG GAAAAGGACCATCATGTCTGAGTATGGCCCCATATTGGACAGCAATAACCCACTGTCTCTCAACGGTGATAATCCTGACCAAG TAAATGCATCATGCTGTGAAACATTGGGTGAGCGATTCGAGAATGCTCTGCGAACCCTCTTCAGCTCCTGGGGTTCCTTCTGTGTGCGGTATCCCTCTGTGGTCATACTGGGCAGCCTGATACTGGTGGTCTCCGCCTCTGGGGGCCTGGTCTATATGCGCATCACCACAGACCCTGTTGAGCTGTGGTCATCTCCCACTAGCCAGGCTCGTCAAGAGAAGGACTACTTTGACAGCCACTTCGGACCCTTCTTTAGAACTGCGCAGCTCATCATAACCACTCCACTCACTGGAAATTTCACCTACTCCCCATACTTTGGAGGATCAGATGTCCCATTTGGAGCCATCCTGGACAAAGATATCCTGCATCAG GTGCTGGATCTGCAGCTTGACATTGAAGGCATTGTAGCCACATACGAGGGCCAAAACGTCACCCTTAATGACATCTGCTTGGCTCCGCTGGCCCCGTACAATAACAACTGTACCATCTTGAGTGTCCTCAACTACTTTCAGAACAGCCATGCTGTGCTGGACCACATCATAGGAGATGATTTCTTTGTGTATGCTGACTTTCACGACCACTTCCTCTACTGTGTCAg TGCACCAGCATCCCTCAATGACACCACCCTCCTCCATGACCCGTGTTTAGGCACTTTTGGCGGCCCCGTCTTCCCTTGGCTGGCCCTCGGGGGTTACGATG AAACCAACTACAACAATGCCACTGCTCTTGTGATCACCTTCCCACTCAACAACTACCTGAATGACTCAGTTAGGCTGGGCAAAGCTCTGGCATGGGAGAAAGA ATTCATCAAATTCATGAAGAACTTCAAAAACCCTAACCTGACCATAGCCTTTAATGCTGAGAGGAGTATTGAAGATGAAATAAACAGAGAGAGCAACAGTGACATCAGCACCATAGTAGTCAGCTATGCCATCATGTTCATCTACATCTCCCTGGCCCTGGGTCACATCCACAGCTGCAGGAGACTGATG GTGGACTCCAAGATTTCTCTGGGTATAGCAGGTATCCTGATTGTGCTCAGCTCTGTGTCCTCCTCACTGGGGATCTTCAGCTATTTTAACATCCCCCTTACCCTCATTGTGATTGAGGTCATTCCTTTCCTGGTGCTGGCCGTTGGAGTGGACAACATCTTTATTATAGTACAGACATATCAG AGGGATGAGCGGATGCCCCAGGAGGAACTTCACCAGCAGATTGGTCGTATTCTTGGAGACGTAGCCCCTAGCAtgttcctctcctccttctcagAGACAGTTGCCTTCTTCCTGG gaGCCCTGTCCAACATGCCCGCAGTGAGGactttctctctgtttgctGGCTTGGCTGTTTTtattgatttcctgttgcagaTCAGTTGCTTTGTCAGCTTGCTCGGCATGGACGCCAGGAGACAGGAG GGGAATCGACTCGACATTTTTTGCTGTGCGAAGCTGCCGGAAGCTCAGGAAACAAAGACGGACAGCTTCCTCTTCCGTTTTTTCAAGAAAGTCTTTGCCCCATTCATCCTCAAAGAGTGGGTGCGACCGATCATA GTGGCAGTGTTTGTGGGAATACTCTCCTTTAGTATTGCTGTGGTGAATAAAGTAGAGATTGGACTGGACCAGAAACTCTCCATGCCAGAT GACTCGTACGTGCTGGACTATTTTAAGAACCTGAGCATGTATCTCCACACTGGAGCTCCGGTGTACTTTGTGGTAGAAGACGGTCTTAACTACAGTAGCCCAGAGGGCCAGAATGTTGTGTGCGGAGGAGTGGGCTGCAACAACGACTCTCTGGTCCAGCAGGTCTACAGTGCCTCACTCATCAGCAACTA CACAACCATCGCCTTCACACCGTCCTCTTGGCTCGATGACTACTTTGACTGGGTGAAGCCGCAGTCCTCCTGCTGTCGATACTACAACACCAGTGGGGCTTTCTGCAATGCCTCTG TGGTAAATTCCTCCTGCGTACACTGTCGGCCCATGACTCCCAGTGGAAAGCAGAGGCCAGAAGGAGAGGACTTCATGCATTTTCTACCCATGTTTCTGTCAGACAATCCAAACATCAAGTGTGGAAAAGG CGGCCACGCAGCGTACGCCACAGCAGTTGACCTGTATCCCAACAACACAGGGGTCGGAGCCACTTACTTCATGACTTACCACACCATCCTGAAAGAATCCCCAGACTTCATAGATGCTTTAAAAATGGCCCGAATCCTGGCTGACAATATCAGTCAGTCCATGGACCACAAAGTTTTTGCCTACAG CGTCTTCTATGTGTTTTACGAGCAGTACCTCACCATTGCATATGACACAGCTCTGAACTTGAGCGTGTCACTGGCATCTATATTTGTCGTGACGACGGTGTTGCTGGGCTTCGAGCTGTGGTCGGCTGTGATTGTCAGCATTACCATCGGCATGATCCTGGTCAACATGTTCGGCGTCATGTGGCTGTGGAACATCAGCCTCAACGCAGTTTCCCTTGTGAACCTGGTCATG TGCTGCGGTATCTCGGTGGAGTTCTGCAGTCATATTGTGCGAGCATTTTCCATCAGTGTGAAGAAGAACAGAGTGGAGCGGGCTGAGGAGGCCCTGGCTCACATGGGCAGCTCT GTATTCAGTGGGATCACATTAACAAAGTTTGGAGGTATCCTAATCCTGGCGCTTTCCAAGTCGCAGATCTTCCAGGTCTTCTACTTCAGGATGTACTTGGCCATAGTGTTGCTGGGGGCCACGCACGGCCTCATCTTCCTCCCTGTACTGCTCAGTTATATCG GTCCTTCTGTGAACAAAGCAAAGGTGTTTGCTGCTAACAAGCGCTATGCTGGTACAGAAAGGGAGCGTCTCCTCAACTACTAG